In one Macaca nemestrina isolate mMacNem1 chromosome 2, mMacNem.hap1, whole genome shotgun sequence genomic region, the following are encoded:
- the LOC105477452 gene encoding G-protein coupled receptor 15 has product MDPEETSVYLDYYYATSPNPDIRETHSHVPYTSVFLPVFYTAVFLTGVLGNLVLMGALHFKPGSRRLIDIFIINLAFSDFIFLVTLPLWVDKEASLGLWRTGSFLCKGSSYMISVNMHCSVFLLTCMSVDRYLAIVCPVVSRKFRRTDCAYVVCASIWFISCLLGLPTLLSRELTLIDDKPYCAEKKATPLKLIWSLVALIFTFFVPLLSIVTCYCCIARKLCAHYQQSGKHNKKLKKSIKIIFIVVAAFLVSWLPFNTFKLLAIVSGLQQERHFPSAILQLGMEVSGPLAFANSCVNPFIYYIFDSYIRRAIVHCLCPCLKNYDFGSSTETSDSHLTKALSTFIHAEDFTRRRKRSVSL; this is encoded by the coding sequence ATGGACCCAGAAGAAACTTCAGTTTATTTGGATTATTACTATGCTACGAGCCCAAACCCGGACATCAGGGAGACCCATTCCCATGTTCCTTACACCTCTGTCTTCCTTCCAGTCTTTTACACAGCTGTGTTCCTGACTGGAGTGCTGGGGAACCTTGTTCTCATGGGAGCGTTGCATTTCAAACCCGGCAGCCGAAGACTGATCGACATCTTTATCATCAATCTGGCTTTCTCTGACTTCATTTTCCTTGTCACGTTGCCTCTCTGGGTGGATAAAGAAGCATCTTTAGGACTGTGGAGGACGGGCTCCTTCCTGTGCAAAGGGAGCTCCTACATGATCTCCGTCAATATGCACTGCAGTGTCTTCCTGCTCACTTGCATGAGTGTTGACCGCTACCTGGCCATTGTGTGCCCAGTCGTATCCAGGAAATTCAGAAGGACAGACTGTGCATATGTAGTCTGTGCCAGCATCTGGTTTATCTCCTGCCTGCTGGGGTTGCCTACTCTTCTATCCAGGGAGCTCACACTGATTGATGATAAGCCATACTGTGCAGAGAAAAAGGCAACTCCACTTAAACTCATATGGTCCCTGGTGGCCTTAATTTTCACCTTTTTTGTCCCTTTGTTGAGCATTGTGACCTGCTACTGTTGCATTGCAAGGAAGCTGTGTGCCCATTACCAGCAGTCAGGAAAGCACAACAAAAAGCTGAAGAAATCTATAAAGATCATCTTTATCGTCGTGGCAGCCTTTCTTGTCTCCTGGCTGCCCTTCAATACTTTCAAGCTCCTGGCCATTGTCTCTGGGTTGCAGCAAGAACGCCATTTTCCCTCAGCCATTCTTCAGCTTGGTATGGAGGTGAGTGGACCCTTGGCATTTGCCAACAGCTGTGTCAACCCTTTCATTTACTATATCTTCGACAGCTACATCCGCCGGGCTATTGTCCACTGCTTGTGCCCTTGCCTGAAAAACTATGACTTTGGGAGTAGCACCGAGACATCAGATAGTCACCTCACTAAGGCTCTCTCCACCTTCATTCATGCAGAAGATTTtaccaggaggaggaagaggtctGTGTCCCTCTAA